Proteins encoded in a region of the Xylocopa sonorina isolate GNS202 chromosome 1, iyXylSono1_principal, whole genome shotgun sequence genome:
- the LOC143427720 gene encoding UBX domain-containing protein 4 isoform X2, whose translation MKWFEGSINEAVATSKSRKAIFVVFIEGKDDTSVQFAEAINATDVSCRLEQDDFVAIRLESGSDTYRFFAQIYQLVPVPSLFFIGENGTPLEIIAGSTTATDLATKIDLVLTKVGKNKNASVNLIDAEQKATAAAAATNANAKVDVDQKNENTTGAGSIEVSVTQTVSDNVNNDVIKSSIKEEPSTSLKTNEAPKTVNETIETATKELTVEEKVEKARQLIEVQKKQRVEEEERKEREREIERRKVGQDVQKLRQKQQDLEMKQAYEERMREKAADTAAREKVLQQIAQDKLERKQKELAAKGIMQQQQLQQQSEPTNSEPSEPPISTTTISRIQFRLPSGNPYVAQFEPTNTLRDLRTFVVEYIDLPFRQFAMSTSFPRRELMHEDDDKTLLELELVPTAVILILPLKNPNVTATVKSSEDVGIIPRFMWSTFALFSAVYYYLIGYFTGGGRAKPKQPSTSAENKDTENNGGGAVASNVQNVASSSGLVRRYLGNRGNTTIKTEGNIHRLHSGGDDNDENNTWNGNSTQQM comes from the exons atgaagtggTTTGAGGGTAGCATCAATGAAGCAGTGGCAACATCAAAATCTAGGAAAGCAATTTTCGTCGTTTTTATCGAAG GCAAAGATGACACATCTGTGCAATTTGCTGAAGCAATCAATGCTACAGATGTGTCTTGTCGCTTGGAACAAGATGATTTTGTAGCAATACGATTGGAAAGCGGATCTGATACTTACAGATTTTTTGCTCAGATTT ATCAACTGGTACCTGTTCCATCATTGTTCTTTATCGGTGAGAATGGTACCCCCTTAGAAATTATCGCTGGCAGTACAACAGCGACTGATTTGGCCACTAAGATTGACTTGGTATTAACAAAAGTaggaaagaataaaaatgcaTCGGTCAATTTAATAGATGCAGAACAGAAAgcaactgctgctgctgctgctactaatGCTAATGCAAAGGTTGACGTAGACCAGAAGAATGAGAACACAACAGGAGCAGGAAGTATAGAAGTATCAGTAACACAAACTGTATCAGATAATGTGAATAATGATGTAATTAAAAGCAGTATAAAAGAAGAACCATCCACAAGTCTGAAAACGAATGAAGCTCCAAAAACTGTAAATGAAACAATAGAGACAGCTACCAAAGAACTCACAGTAGAA GAAAAAGTCGAGAAAGCACGACAATTAATAGAAGTGCAAAAGAAGCAAcgcgtagaagaagaagaaaggaaagagAGGGAAAGGGAAATAGAACGCCGTAAAGTCGGCCAGGATGTGCAAAAATTACGACAAAAGCAGCAAGACTTAGAGATGAAACAAGCTTACGAGGAAAGAATGAGAGAAAAAGCCGCCGATACAGCGGCGCGAGAAAAAGTCTTGCAACAAATTGCTCAGGATAAGTTAGAAAGAAAGCAAAAGGAATTAGCAGCAAAAGGAATTATGCAACAG CAACAACTGCAGCAACAATCCGAACCCACTAATTCGGAACCATCCGAACCACCGATATCGACGACAACTATCAGTAGAATACAATTTCGATTGCCATCTGGCAATCCCTACGTTGCGCAATTCGAACCAACAAATACCCTGCGTGATTTACGTACTTTCGTCGTTGAATACATTGATCTACCTTTCCGACAATTCGCGATGTCTACATCTTTCCCTAGACGAGAGTTAATGCACGAGGATGACGATAAAACTCTCCTAGAATTGGAACTAGTTCCTACAGCAGTCATCTTAATCCTGCCTTTGAAAAAT CCAAACGTCACAGCAACTGTAAAATCCTCAGAAGACGTTGGTATTATACCACGGTTCATGTGGTCCACTTTTGCGCTTTTCTCAGCTGTATACTATTACCTGATAGGCTATTTTACTGGGGGTGGACGCGCTAAACCGAAACAACCCAGCACTTCTGCTGAGAATAAAGATACGGAGAATAATGGAGGCGGAGCGGTTGCATCCAATGTTCAAAATGTTGCTAGCTCATCAGG TTTGGTTAGAAGATATTTAGGTAATCGGGGGAATACGACCATCAAAACTGAAGGAAATATACATAGATTGCATTCAGGTGGAGATGATAATGACGAAAATAACACATGGAACGGTAATTCAACGCAACAAATGTAG
- the LOC143427720 gene encoding UBX domain-containing protein 4 isoform X1, which translates to MKWFEGSINEAVATSKSRKAIFVVFIEGKDDTSVQFAEAINATDVSCRLEQDDFVAIRLESGSDTYRFFAQIYQLVPVPSLFFIGENGTPLEIIAGSTTATDLATKIDLVLTKVGKNKNASVNLIDAEQKATAAAAATNANAKVDVDQKNENTTGAGSIEVSVTQTVSDNVNNDVIKSSIKEEPSTSLKTNEAPKTVNETIETATKELTVEEKVEKARQLIEVQKKQRVEEEERKEREREIERRKVGQDVQKLRQKQQDLEMKQAYEERMREKAADTAAREKVLQQIAQDKLERKQKELAAKGIMQQQQQLQQQSEPTNSEPSEPPISTTTISRIQFRLPSGNPYVAQFEPTNTLRDLRTFVVEYIDLPFRQFAMSTSFPRRELMHEDDDKTLLELELVPTAVILILPLKNPNVTATVKSSEDVGIIPRFMWSTFALFSAVYYYLIGYFTGGGRAKPKQPSTSAENKDTENNGGGAVASNVQNVASSSGLVRRYLGNRGNTTIKTEGNIHRLHSGGDDNDENNTWNGNSTQQM; encoded by the exons atgaagtggTTTGAGGGTAGCATCAATGAAGCAGTGGCAACATCAAAATCTAGGAAAGCAATTTTCGTCGTTTTTATCGAAG GCAAAGATGACACATCTGTGCAATTTGCTGAAGCAATCAATGCTACAGATGTGTCTTGTCGCTTGGAACAAGATGATTTTGTAGCAATACGATTGGAAAGCGGATCTGATACTTACAGATTTTTTGCTCAGATTT ATCAACTGGTACCTGTTCCATCATTGTTCTTTATCGGTGAGAATGGTACCCCCTTAGAAATTATCGCTGGCAGTACAACAGCGACTGATTTGGCCACTAAGATTGACTTGGTATTAACAAAAGTaggaaagaataaaaatgcaTCGGTCAATTTAATAGATGCAGAACAGAAAgcaactgctgctgctgctgctactaatGCTAATGCAAAGGTTGACGTAGACCAGAAGAATGAGAACACAACAGGAGCAGGAAGTATAGAAGTATCAGTAACACAAACTGTATCAGATAATGTGAATAATGATGTAATTAAAAGCAGTATAAAAGAAGAACCATCCACAAGTCTGAAAACGAATGAAGCTCCAAAAACTGTAAATGAAACAATAGAGACAGCTACCAAAGAACTCACAGTAGAA GAAAAAGTCGAGAAAGCACGACAATTAATAGAAGTGCAAAAGAAGCAAcgcgtagaagaagaagaaaggaaagagAGGGAAAGGGAAATAGAACGCCGTAAAGTCGGCCAGGATGTGCAAAAATTACGACAAAAGCAGCAAGACTTAGAGATGAAACAAGCTTACGAGGAAAGAATGAGAGAAAAAGCCGCCGATACAGCGGCGCGAGAAAAAGTCTTGCAACAAATTGCTCAGGATAAGTTAGAAAGAAAGCAAAAGGAATTAGCAGCAAAAGGAATTATGCAACAG CAGCAACAACTGCAGCAACAATCCGAACCCACTAATTCGGAACCATCCGAACCACCGATATCGACGACAACTATCAGTAGAATACAATTTCGATTGCCATCTGGCAATCCCTACGTTGCGCAATTCGAACCAACAAATACCCTGCGTGATTTACGTACTTTCGTCGTTGAATACATTGATCTACCTTTCCGACAATTCGCGATGTCTACATCTTTCCCTAGACGAGAGTTAATGCACGAGGATGACGATAAAACTCTCCTAGAATTGGAACTAGTTCCTACAGCAGTCATCTTAATCCTGCCTTTGAAAAAT CCAAACGTCACAGCAACTGTAAAATCCTCAGAAGACGTTGGTATTATACCACGGTTCATGTGGTCCACTTTTGCGCTTTTCTCAGCTGTATACTATTACCTGATAGGCTATTTTACTGGGGGTGGACGCGCTAAACCGAAACAACCCAGCACTTCTGCTGAGAATAAAGATACGGAGAATAATGGAGGCGGAGCGGTTGCATCCAATGTTCAAAATGTTGCTAGCTCATCAGG TTTGGTTAGAAGATATTTAGGTAATCGGGGGAATACGACCATCAAAACTGAAGGAAATATACATAGATTGCATTCAGGTGGAGATGATAATGACGAAAATAACACATGGAACGGTAATTCAACGCAACAAATGTAG